The Dethiosulfovibrio peptidovorans DSM 11002 nucleotide sequence AAGATCTGCCGGGAACCACGTTCATGACCCCCGGGAATACCTTACAATCTCCGACCGTTCCGACGGTCTTGAAGGCCGACTCCTCCTTGGCCAATCTTTCCACCGCCAGCACTATCTCGGAGGACGCCGCCAGGGCGTCCTTTCTCATATCCATGGGACAGGCTCCCGAGTGGGCCGACTCCCCTAGGATCTCCAGGAATAGCCTGGTTGGAGCGGCGATGGCCTCCACGACTCCTACGTCTATACCGGTTTGGTCCAGAAACGGCCCCTGTTCGATGTGAAGCTCGAAAAAAGCCTTCATGTCCGAGGGCAAAATTCTGGAACGATCCGCCTTTTCGGGTGAGAGGCCGAAATCTCTAAGGGCCTTGAAGACCGATATACCCTGATCGTCTCTGTGATCGAAGAAGTCCTTCAGGGACATATATCCCGTAACGGCCTTGCTGCCTACGTTCGATACCCCGAAACGGCTGGACTCCTCACCGGAAAAGACTATCACCTGAAGAGGGTTGACGTGGTCCGGACAACGTTCCGCCACGTCAAGGACGGCCCCCAGCCCCGCCGCTACTCCTAAGATACCGTCGAACTTACCTCCATCGGGCACTGTGTCTATGTGAGAACCTACCGCTATAGGAGGGGCACTGGGACGGCTCCCCCAACGGGTACCCTTTATGTTACCCACCTCGTCTATCTCGACCTGAAAACCGGTCTCGTGCATTATCTCCACCAATGTCTCCCTGGCCAGACGGTCTTTCTCGGTATATGCGATGCGTGAGACCCCTCCTGTCTCGGATTTGCCATGAGAGTTTATCCTTCTGACCGCATCGAGACAAAGATTAAACCCAGACTGCATAGAAACAGCCCCTTCCCATCTATGTATAGGCCTTTAGCATAGCACAAAGCCCCCTCTGAAAAAGGGGGCTTCGGCACGAGAAGGGCCTACCGTCAAGGATAGACGAGTTTTGGAAGAAAAGTAGAGATAGCCGGTATGTAGGTTATAATCAAAACCCCTGCCAGACTCACCAGTATGAACCGCATCACCGCAGGTATTATCTCCGACATGGGAAGCCCCGTAACTCCGCTGGCGACGAAGAGATTCAATCCGAAGGGAGGGGTAAAATTCCCTATGGATAGATTAGCCACCATAACTATACCGAGGTGAAGGGGATCTATTCCCATCTTCATGGCTATGGGGAAAAACAGAGGGGCAAGTATTATTATCGCGGCTATTCCTTCCATGAACATCCCCACCACCAGCAAAACGGCGTTTACTATTCCCAGAAACATCCATGGAGAAGTCACGTTGGAGACTACCATGGACGTTATCGCCTGAGGGATTCGGACGACTGTCAAAAACCATCCGAAGGTCTGAGCCGCAGCCACCAGAATAAGGACCTGAGCGCAGGTAATCGCCGAGCTGAGGCATACGTCGTAGAGGCCTTTGAGAGTTATCTCCCTGTATATGAATATACCCACGAAAAGGGCGTACACGACAGAGATACCCGCAGCCTCGGTAGGGGTGAATATGCCCATGTATATTCCGCCCAGGATTATGACCGGAACCATAAGGGACCAGACGGCCTGTTTGCTCTTTTCCCATATCTCCCTTCGGCTGGAGGGAGCGGACAAGGCCAGATTATGAGAGCGGGAGAAAAACCAGATATATATTATGCTCGCAAGTCCGTAGACGACACCGGCGCTGATTCCGGCCATGAAGAGAGATCCCACCGAGGTACCGGTGGCAGCCGCATATATTATCAGGGTTATGCTGGGAGGAATTATCAGCGCTACCGACCCCGCTGACGTTATCAAGCCTACGGAAAAACCTTTAGGATAACTTTCCCTGACCAGCTCGGGATACAGGAGTTTTCCCATGGCCACCACGGTGGCGGGGCTGGATCCGCAAAGAGCTCCGAATACCATACAGGTAGCCTGGGTGGTGTAGGCCAGCCCCCCCCTTGTGCTTCCGACCATGCTCTTGGTCCAGTCTAGGATACGTCTCGACAGTCCGCCCACGTCCATGACGTTCGCTGCAAAGATGAAAAAAGGCATGGACATGAGAGCGAACTTGTCTATTCCACCGAAAGCCTTCTGCACGATAACCATAGGCGGCATATGGGTGAAGAGAAGCACGCATATCAAGACAGCACCGTTCAGCGCTATGAAGATAGGGACGCTGCCGAAAAGTGCCGCCAGGAGGGTGCATATCAAGACAGTGGTCAAGTCAGTTCCCCCCTTCCGATCCTGCTGCTATCCGCTGTAGAAAACGCAGCGCCATAAGTCCAGATCCTATTGGAATGGCGGAGTAGACGATCCACATAGGTATCTCCAGAGCCGGGGATACCTGCCCCGACCTGAAATTAAAGGAGACTATCTGCACCCCGTAGACGGCCAGGAAGCCGCAAAACAAGGCGGAAACCAGGTAGATTACCCTGTCGACTAGTCCTCTACTCTTGTTAGAAAGCTTTCCGAGCAGGAAATCCATCCTTATGTGGGCTCCCCTTCTCACGCACAGGCTTCCTCCCACAAAGGTTATCCATATCATCAGATACTTTATAAGCTCTTCCGCCCAGCTGGTACTGGCGCTGAAGACGTAGCGCAAGGTAACGTTGACGAAAAGTATCAAAGCCGTCGCCAACAGGGCCATGGCACAAAAGCCCTCCTCCAGACGATCCAAAATCCTCATCATATCCATCCCCCGAGGTTTAAAAAAAGGGGCGAGAGGGATCCCTCCAGCCCCGAAAAGATTCTAAGATCCGATCAGTTCTTCCCCAATTCGTCGTAACAGGCGGAGAGAAGCTCTTTCATGGCATCGGTACTCGCGAACTGGTCGTGAACCGAGCGGCTCTTCTTCGAAAAAATCTCGTATTCCTCGTCGGTCAGCTCCGTGACGGATATTCCAGAGCTCTTTATCTCGTCCAGGTATTCCGCTTCCTTCTTGGCCTGGGCCTCTCTCTCAGCAAGTCTGGCCTCTTTCTCCGCCTGCAGTACAAGCTCTCTGGCGTCGTCGGGAAGACCGTCGAACCAGCCTTTGTTGGCCACGAATATATAGGCCAGGAAACCGTGGTTGCTCAATATCAACCTGTCCTGGACCTCGTAGAGCTTGTTCATCGCTATCGACTGGATCGGGTTTTCCTGCCCGTCGACAATCCCCTGCTGAAGGGCGTTATAAAGTTCTGCATATTCTATTGGAATGGGGTTAGCTCCCCAGGCTTTATACTGGGCGATCAGGAGGGGAGATGGCATGACTCTCATCTTGACTCCCTTGAAGTCCTCCGGAGTGTGGATATCGATACCCTTAGTAGTGAACTGCTTAAAACCAGAGGCCCAAAGCCCTAAAGAGACCAGCCCTTTGGGCTCGGTGAACTCGTAAAAACGCCGTCCGACCGGGCCGTCCATCACCCGATAAAGTTCATCGGTGGAAGGCCATAGAAAGGGAAAATCTATTATCTGAAGCTCCTCCACGAAAGGAGTCAGCACAGAGACGGGCTGTATGGTTATATCGAGGGTCCCCATTTGGGCTGACTCGGTCTGCTCTCTCATGGACCCCATCTGCATGGAGGGAAATATCTGAACCTCCATCTTTCCGCCCGATCTATCCTCCACGATGGCCTTGAAGGTCTCGGCGCCGATATCCTCCGGGCTACCCGTCGGCTGATTATGGCTCAGACGTATCGTCATCTTCGGATAGTCGGCCGCAAAAGCCGCCGTAGAGGCGATTGCGATGAAACAAACGAAAAGTGCCGTTACCAAACGTCTCATTGTCTATACCTCCGTTACACAGATTGAGTCTAGTAAACCTAGAATTCCTGAAGTTTATCAGAGAGAGCGATTCCTTGCAACCGATCGCACCAAAGATAAACCGTCTAAGGCCGCTTGGACTTCTGCCTCTTTAATCGATCTTCCTCTTCCAGAGCTCAGAAGTACCCCCGAGACATATAGTTCCACCTCAAAACTGGGACTGTGAGGAGGTCCCTCTCGAGACATGATCCTGTATTCCGGCAAAGGCTCCCCTTTTATCTGAAGGATCTGTTGGAGCTCCGACTTGGGATCGATGGACGAGTTTCCGTCCTGTATATAATCTCCCTTTTCGAACAGAAAATCCAGATAGCGGTTCACCACCGATTCCGCCATATCGTATCCTCCGTCCATATAGACGGCTCCGAAGATAGCCTCTATCGCGTCGGCGTGCATGGAGGAAAGATCACAACCCTCCCCCTTTTTCCTCAGACCCCGGTTGACCCTGAGAATCCCCGAGAGCCCCAGTGCCTCCGCCCACGTCAAAAGAGCTTCCTTACGGACCAACCGGGCCCTGAGCCTGGTCAGCCCTCCTTCGTCCATATCCTTCATCGCCCTGAAAAGTCTCGTCGAGGTAGCCAACTCCAAAACCGCATCTCCCAGGAACTCCAGTCTCTCGTTCCAAGAACGAAGCCCTGACTCATGGGCGTAGGACGAATGAGTCAGGGCTTCACGGAGCAGTTCTATATCGGTGAAGCTGTATCCCAGACGGTCCTGAATCAGAGAAAGGTTATTTTCCCATTTCCGTCCGTACATGAGGTTATCAGTCGGAAAAACGCTGGATAGCCAGGACGCCGTTGTGTCCACCGAAGCCGAAGCTATTTACCAGGAACCTGTCCACCTTGGCCTCGGTCGTCTCGGTTATGACGTTCACGTCGCAATCCGGATCCTTCTGGTCGAGATTGAGGGTCGGATGTACGATACCTTCCTCAACGGACTGAAGTGCCGCTACGGTCTCTAGAGCTCCCGCCGCTCCGAGGCAATGACCTATCATGGACTTAGTGGAGTTGACCATCACACGATCGGTTGACTCGCCGAACAGGTTTCGTATGGCGATGGACTCGACCTTGTCGTTGAGGGGGGTCGAGGTTCCGTGAGCGTTTATCAGATCGACCTGATCGACGGACCAACCGGCCTGATCCATGGCTATCTTCATAGCCCTTATGGCTCCCTTTCCCTCAGGATCCGGGGCGGTGATATGGCCGGCATCGCAGGTGGAACCATAGCCGACTACCTCACCGTAGATATGGGCTCCCCTGGCCTTCGCGCTCTCCAGGGTCTCCAGGACCAGAACCCCCGCGCCCTCTCCGATGACGAAACCGTCCCTGTCCTTGTCAAAAGGACGGCTTGCCCTCTCGGGCTCATCGTTTCTGGTGGAGAGAGCCTTCATGGCTGCGAAGCCTGCCACACAGATGGAACGAAGGGCGACCTCGGTTCCACCGCAGAGCATGACGTCTGCGTCGCCTCTCTCTATAGTCCTGGTAGCCTCTCCGATACTGTGTATCGAGGTGGCACAGGCGGTCACGACGCACATGTTTGGACCTTTGGCCTGATGCCTGATGGCCACGTATGCGGCGGACATATTTCCTATCATCATGGGGATGAAGAAGGGACTAACCCTCTTGGGTCCCTTGGTCATCATGGTCTGGAAACTATCGAAACAGGTTTCGATTCCACCCTGTCCGGAACCGATATAAACACCGAATCTATTGGAGTCAAGGTCCTCCGCTTTGAGACCGGCGTCTTCCATGGCCATATCCGAAGCAGCCACGGCGAACTGGATGACCCTGTCGGATCTTTTAGCCTCCTTCTTGGGAAGCCACTGGGTCGGATCGAAGTCTTTTACCTCCGCTCCGACCTGAACCGAGAACTCCGAGGCATCGAAGCACGTTATAGCGCCGACACCGTTCTTTCCCTCTTTAAGAGCCTGCCAATATGCCTCTCTACCGTTGGCTATGGGACTGACGACCCCTAGCCCGGTGATAACGACTCGTCTGTCTTTCAAAGGATGTCCACTCCTTACGGCGCAGGGGAGTTCACAACACTCTAACTCTCGCCTCGCCATGATTTGAGCGAGAGGGGCGGTTGACCGCCCCTCTCCGGATCGAAAACGGGAGTATTCTACCCCTCGATTCCGAGTTTGTTGCTGGCGTAGTCGATAGCTTCACCTACACTGGTGAGTTTCTCCGCGTCCTCATCGGGGATCTCGATGTCGAACTCCTCCTCGATTCCCATGATGAGCTCGACGATGTCGAGGGAGTCAGCTCCCAGGTCCTCGACGAAGGAGGCCTCGGGTTTAATCTGCTCCTCCTCCACGTCAAGACGATCTATGATGATCTCCTTAAGGCGGGCAAGTACTTCATCTCTCTTCATGGCAACGTCACCTCCCTTCGTCAGATTCAGGATCAAACCATGGTCATTCCGCCATCGACGGCTATGACCTGACCGTTGATATACGAGGCATCTTCCGAGACCAGGAAGGCCACCACCTTGGCGACGTCTTCAACTGTCCCGGCACGACCGGCTGGCACGGATTTCAACATTTCCTCTTTCACCGACTCCGGAAGGACATCGGTCATATCGGTGGCGATGAATCCGGGAGCCACGGCGTTGACCGTTATTCCCCTCTGAGCGTACTCTCTTGCTATGCTCTTGGTCAAGCCTATTATACCCGCCTTCGAGGCGCAATAATTAGCCTGTCCAGGGTTGCCTATAAGCCCAACCACCGAGGCCATGTTCACTATCCGACCCCAGCGTCCTTTCGCCATTCCCTTGACTCCGTCTTTGGAACAAAGGTATGCGGACTTAAGGTTTCCGTCTATTACGGCGTCCCAATCGGATTCCTTCATCCTCATGAGGAGGCCGTCTCTGGTTATTCCGGCGTTGTTCACCAGTACATCCACTGGATCGAACGCTTTAGAGATGGTTTTGAAGAGCTCCTTTACCTGATCGGGATCGGAAACGTCGGCTCTGACGGCCATAGCCTCTCCTCCCAAGTCGAAAATGTTTTTCACGACCTCGTCGGCCGCCTCGGATGAACTTCTGTAGTTCACCACTACCCTCAGACCTCTAGAAGCAAGCTCAAGGGCGATGGCTTTTCCTATTCCTCTGGCTCCACCGGTAATCAAGGCAACTCTGCCGTTCTCGGGCATTTTATTTATCCTCCTCGAGAAAGTCAACGACTTTATCCAAATCCTCGGCAGAACCTATCGAGAGAGTCTTGCTTCCCTTGACGCATTTCTTAGCCAGCCCCGCCAAGACCTTCCCAGGACCGAGCTCCAAAAAGGTAGAAACTCCCGCATCGGACATGTACCTCATGCTCTCCACCCACCGGACCGGACTGTAGGTCTGTCGATACAATCCGGCTCTGATATCCTCCACCGAGGTAACAGGCGAAGCGGACACGTTCGCTACAAGAGGACAGGAAGATTCGGACCAGCTGCAACGTTCCATCTCCTTGGACAACTCGTCCGCCACGTCGGTCATAAGTCGACAGTGAAACGGAGCACTGACGTTCAAGGGGATAGCTCTCTTGGCTCCAGCCTCCTTGGCAGCTTCGATCGCCTTAGCCACCGAGTCGGAATCCCCGGATATCACGACCTGACCGGGAGAGTTGAAGTTGGCCGCCTCGCACACCTTGTCTCCGTCGAACCTGGAACAGATATCCCTAACGTCCGAATCCTTCAGGCCGAGGATCGCCGCCATAGCTCCCTCTCCCTCCGGGACAGCCTTTTGCATCAGACGGCCTCTGGCGTTGACCAATCGGACGCCATCGGCTAGAGATAGAGTTCCCGACGCGACCAAGGCAGAATACTCCCCTAAGCTGTGTCCCGCTACAAAGTCGGGGCTAAGGACTATCCCATTGTCCTCGGTCAAGGCCCTGAAAAAGGCCAGACTGACCGTAAGCAATGCCGGCTGGGTATACTCCGTCAATGTCAGTTTTTCCTCGGGGCCTTCGAATATGATGGAACTAAGAGAGAAACCCAGGGCCTCGTCGGCCTCGTCGAAAACCCTGCGAGCAGCGGGGAAGCTCTCGTATAAATCCCTGCCCATTCCGACGGATTGAGCTCCCTGGCCGGGGAACAAAAGCGCGAATCTCTTCATACTCATACGGCTACAGCTCCTCTCCAGGCCGTTATTTTACCGATCCCAGTCTAGATAGGACCTCCTCGGCCTCTCTACATATCTCCTCGATTATCTCGGACGCCGGCTGTATCCTAGATACCATCGCAGCGATCTGACCGGCCATGACCGACCCGAAATCGACGTCACCATCTACCACAGCGGCTCTAAGCTTGCCTGCACCCAATGCCTCGATATCCTCTACGGACGCACCGGATATCTCCATGTGGTCGAACTGAGAAGTGAGTTTGTTTCTTATACATCTAACAGGATGTCCGGTAGGACGTCCCGTCACGGCGGAGCTTCTGTCCTTGCGTTTAAGATGGCGCGCTTGTAATTTTCGTGAACCCTGCACTCGGAAGCACAGACGAAACGAGTTCCGATCTGAACCCCTTCTGCCCCGAGGGCGAAGGCTGCGGCCATGCCTCTTCCGTCGGCTATTCCTCCGGCGGCTATCACAGGTATGTCTACCGCGTCTACCACCAAAGGAGTCGCCACCATCGTGGTCAGCTCTCCTATGTGGCCTCCTGCTTCGCATCCTTCTACTATCACGGCATCGGCCCCCTGTCTCTCTACTCTTCGAGCCAAAGCGGTCGTGGGCACCACCGGAACTACCTTCGTTCCCAACGGCTTCAGGCGTTCCAGGACCTTTCCCGGACTCCCCGCACCAGTGGTGGCCACGGGGACCCGATTTGCCGCCGCCACCTCTATGGCATCCGACGCGGTGGGAGACATCAACATTATATTGACCCCGAAAGGACGATCGGTAAGGGTGCGCACCTTTTTAAGCTCCTTATCCAGAAGCTCCGGAGGCATACTGGCAGCGGCGATAATACCGAGTCCTCCGCCGTTGCTTACGGCAGCGGCCAACTCGGCCTCGGCAACCCAGGCCATTCCACCCTGGACTATGGGGCAGTCAATTCCAAGAAGCTCGGTAACCCTTTTACCAAGTCTCATGTCTCTCACCTCACGCCTCGTATATAAAGGCACCGTAGGTCATTCCGGCACCGAAACTGGTAATCAATACCTTCTGTCCGCTGTTACAGGTTATACTGCCACCCTCGTAAGCTTCATTCAAAGCCAGAAAAACCGAGGCGGCAGAGGTATTTCCATATCTTTCCAGGTTATTGATCGCCCTGTCCTCCGAGACCCCGAGCCGTTTGAGGACTCCCTCCATGATCCTGCGGTTTGCCTGATGAAATATCCAACGATCGATATCGGAGGGAGACATGCCGGCATCGGAGCATACGTCCTTAAGATATCCTGGAAGAACTCTCTGGGTAAACTTAAAAACATCGTTCCCCTTCATCGATACGAAATGTTTTTTCTCCGCCAATGTATCTCTACTGGCAGGAAGGGAAGACAGCCCTCCAGGAAGGGTTATATAGTCCCACTTGGTCCCGTCAGACTTCATATCGCAAACCATAACTCCGGGATCTTCCTTTTCTCCCGCCTCCAGCATGACTGCGCCAGCTCCGTCTCCGAAAAGCACGCAGGTGGTCCGATCCTCCCAGTCTATCAATCTGGATAAAACCTCTACACCGCACACCAGCACCCTGTTCCAGAGGCCTGAGGCTATCCCTGAAGACGCCACGGATAGAGAGTAGACAGAACCGGTACATCCGGACTGGACGTCGAAGGCCCCTGCCTTGGACGCACCTATGGCTCCCTGAACCCTGGCAGCTACGCTGGGAAAAAGGGTGTCCGGAGAGTTTGTGGCAACTACAACCATGTCTATGGAGTCGACATCCACTCCGGATCTATCGATAGCCTGTCTACAGGCGGCGATGGCCAGATCGCTGGCGTTTTCGTCCTTGGAAGCTATTCTGCGTTCCCTTATGCCGGTCCTCTCCACTATCCATTCGTTGCTGGTATCGACTATCCTCGCCAATTCATCGTTATCCATCACTCTCTCCGGAACCGCCATCCCGGTTGCCACCAGACGGACGGATCGTCCCTGAAGCAACGCCATCAAACGTCCTCCTCTCCAGGCAGGAGATCGGTTATCTCCTCTTTGATCTTACTGACCCCGTTCTTCAACACAAAATCCCTGGCTACACCGAGAGCGCTCGTTATGGCGGGAGCTTTGGAACGACCGTGGGCTTTGATTACCGCTCCGTTGACGCCCAAAAGAGGCGTTCCACCGAACCTCTGATAATCGAATCGATGCTGCAGATCCTTGAGCATCGGAAGAAAGAACACAAGCCCCATCTTGGCCAGGATCCTTTTATCGACCTCGTTTTTCAATATTTTAAGAGCCAGCTCTCCAAGCCCCTCAAAGGACTTCAACATAACGTTGCCGGAAAATCCATCGCATACGACTACGTCGGCATGACCGAATGGAACTCCGTTTCCCTCGATATATCCGCCAAAGTCGACATGGGAGTTTTCCACAAGCATGGCCCTAGCCTCGGATATAACCTCGTCTCCCTTGATCTCCTCGGAACCGTTGGAGAGAAGCCTCACGTCAGGCTGGCTCACTCCCACCATATGTTTCATGAACAAGGACCCCATAACGGCAAACTGAGACAAGTTGATAGGCTTGCACCTTATGGTCGCACCTACGTCTATCAGAAGAGTAGGCTTCTCCAGAGTGGGCAAGACCACGCCCAAACCAGGACGATCTATACCGGATATCCTCCCGACCACCAGGACCCCTCCGGCGACTATGGCCCCGGTATTGCCTGCGGAGATACATCCTCCGGCCTCACCGGAACGAACCATCTCCATGGCCAAGCGAAGACTTGAACGCCTTTTAGATCTTATAGCCCTGGCGGGGGACTCGTCCATGGATATGGACTCCTCCGCACTTACTATATGCAGCCGGCCTTTTATGGAGGTCTCGACCGAATCTATGGCCGAGCCTATCCGGTCGGTGTCGCCCACAAGGGCTATATCGAGATCGGGAAATTTCCGACAGGCCTCTATGGCTCCGAGACAGTTCTCAGCGGGACCGTAGTCCCCTCCCATTGCATCAAGCGCCAGTATCAAGCCTCTCACCTCTTACCTTTCTCTCAGCCTCTGAATCTAGCGCCACTACGATGTACCGACCGACGAAAATTTCCTTTTCGCCGACCCTGGTTCTGACGCTGACTATGTATTTATTTCCCTTATGGACACCGACCTTGGCCCTTGCCATAAGGACATCCCCCACTTTGGCGGGGGCCTTGAACCTACCTCTGATGGATCCAACTATGACCATGTCGGCTCCGACCACGGCGATAGCCAAGGAGGATGCTTGTGCGTATATGTAATGGTCCCAGATATATTCCGTGTGTCTGAAGGCCATCTCCTGCCTGGTCTTGAGAACCGACAGAGCCCAGTGGTTCGGTTCCAGCTCCAGAAGATCTCCTATGAACTCTTCCTGTTTGAGAGACCTCAACTTGCTCGTAGCCTGCTCCGCCATACGTCTGGTTCTCTCTCTGAGCTCCGGAACCCCCAGAAGGATCCTGTCGAGACGAACGGTGCTTACGCTGACATCCAAAGTAGAAGCCAGCTCCTCGTCGGACAAAAGAGGATTCTGTCTTATAAGCTGGGACAGCCGTTCGTGTCGCATCTTACGGTTTATCGAACGTGCCACGGTGCCCCCTCCCTTATCACTTGGTCCTAACATCAGATTTGAATACCAGGCAAGTATAGGAATTTTTATCCTTCCGGTCAAGGGCAAACCTTATAAAAAAAGGGGGACGGGAAAATCCCGCCCCCCTTTTTTATCTTCGCCTCTTTGCTAGGCTTCCTTGTCCGCTGCGACCTCGATAGCCTTACGGCCTCTATAATAACCGCACTCGGGACAGGCATGGTAGTTCTGGATAGTCTCGCCACAGTGAGGACAGGCCGTCAGACCTGGCATCTCGAGACGTCCAAGCCACTGAGCCTTCCTGTTATGAGTCCTGCGATGAGATACCCTTGACTTTGGAGTTGCCATCGATTTTCCCTCCTTTACCTGAAGAGCTGCCGAACTTATCGGCTAAAATTTGGAATCGGGGATCCGCCGCCTCTCCCTCTTCCCTCGTAGTACTGGGCCCGATCGGATCACACCCCTCGGGACAAACCGGGTAAAGGGGCATGGAGACGACGAAACACTCCCAAAGGTCGCCGGAGATGTCGATGGTTTTCCCGATCTGAGGCAACGATTTTATCACCTCGTCAAGTTCGACATCTTCCGACTCTTCTTCGTCGGGCTGCGACACATAACAATACTCGAAATTCTCCTCTATTGCAACCTCCAGAGGGGAGAGACAACGAGAACATTCCGTTTCGACCCTAAAGGAGAGCCGGAGAGATATCCTGACCGCTCCATCGTTCCGTACTGTCCTAGCCGAAATTTCGACGGGAGACACACATCGATAGGAGCCTCCCCCGAGCTTTATGAGATCCTGAAAATTCAGAGACCAGTTTTTCTCGGATGGCAGAAGCGGTTCTTCCGGAACATCCACAAAGAATCGCCAATTCTCCGGCGGGCTATCGCGGAAAACCAAAAGGACCGCCTCCTGAATTTAACAGGACACCAGTTTTTTGGTGTCTCTCGCTATCACGAGTTCCTCGTTGGTAGGTATCACCATGACCTTGACTTTGGAGTCGTCTGAGCTGATGATCCTTTCCTCGCCCCTGAAATCGTTCTTGCTTTTGTCCACCGACGCACCCAAGAACCCTAGATTCTCCGTGACGGTCTCCCTTATGGCCTTGCAGTTCTCTCCGATACCGGCGGTAAATACGATGGCGTCCACGCCTCCC carries:
- a CDS encoding 3-oxoacyl-ACP synthase III family protein — translated: MALLQGRSVRLVATGMAVPERVMDNDELARIVDTSNEWIVERTGIRERRIASKDENASDLAIAACRQAIDRSGVDVDSIDMVVVATNSPDTLFPSVAARVQGAIGASKAGAFDVQSGCTGSVYSLSVASSGIASGLWNRVLVCGVEVLSRLIDWEDRTTCVLFGDGAGAVMLEAGEKEDPGVMVCDMKSDGTKWDYITLPGGLSSLPASRDTLAEKKHFVSMKGNDVFKFTQRVLPGYLKDVCSDAGMSPSDIDRWIFHQANRRIMEGVLKRLGVSEDRAINNLERYGNTSAASVFLALNEAYEGGSITCNSGQKVLITSFGAGMTYGAFIYEA
- the plsX gene encoding phosphate acyltransferase PlsX; amino-acid sequence: MILALDAMGGDYGPAENCLGAIEACRKFPDLDIALVGDTDRIGSAIDSVETSIKGRLHIVSAEESISMDESPARAIRSKRRSSLRLAMEMVRSGEAGGCISAGNTGAIVAGGVLVVGRISGIDRPGLGVVLPTLEKPTLLIDVGATIRCKPINLSQFAVMGSLFMKHMVGVSQPDVRLLSNGSEEIKGDEVISEARAMLVENSHVDFGGYIEGNGVPFGHADVVVCDGFSGNVMLKSFEGLGELALKILKNEVDKRILAKMGLVFFLPMLKDLQHRFDYQRFGGTPLLGVNGAVIKAHGRSKAPAITSALGVARDFVLKNGVSKIKEEITDLLPGEEDV
- the fapR gene encoding transcription factor FapR, whose amino-acid sequence is MARSINRKMRHERLSQLIRQNPLLSDEELASTLDVSVSTVRLDRILLGVPELRERTRRMAEQATSKLRSLKQEEFIGDLLELEPNHWALSVLKTRQEMAFRHTEYIWDHYIYAQASSLAIAVVGADMVIVGSIRGRFKAPAKVGDVLMARAKVGVHKGNKYIVSVRTRVGEKEIFVGRYIVVALDSEAERKVRGERLDTGA
- the rpmF gene encoding 50S ribosomal protein L32, producing MATPKSRVSHRRTHNRKAQWLGRLEMPGLTACPHCGETIQNYHACPECGYYRGRKAIEVAADKEA
- a CDS encoding YceD family protein, translating into MVFRDSPPENWRFFVDVPEEPLLPSEKNWSLNFQDLIKLGGGSYRCVSPVEISARTVRNDGAVRISLRLSFRVETECSRCLSPLEVAIEENFEYCYVSQPDEEESEDVELDEVIKSLPQIGKTIDISGDLWECFVVSMPLYPVCPEGCDPIGPSTTREEGEAADPRFQILADKFGSSSGKGGKIDGNSKVKGISSQDS